From the Halobacteriovorax sp. GB3 genome, the window TAAACTAGATCGACCAACCAAGTCATAAGTGATTTGAGTATTGGGACATCTTCACAAAAATTTCCTACTCGAAGCACTGCGTACTTTCCTATAAAATCTAATTATGAAAAATATAAATTATACTTTAAGAAATGCACAACAGGATGATCTATCTTTTGTTTTGAATCTTCACCATACAACACTACGTGAATATATAGAACCATTGTGGGGATGGGACAAAGAGCAATGGGACAAAACTGTAACAAATTGGTTTCGTCCAGAACGTATTCAAATTATAACAACTAACGAAGTTGATATTGGAATACTAGTAGTCCAAGAAAAAGATAATGAGTTCTTCTTTGAAAGTATTTCCATTCAGCCTGAGTTTCAAAATAAAGGAATAGGGAAAAAGGTAATTTCTAATATTGTAGAAAAATCAGATTTAAATAATAAAGCAATCTCTCTACATGTTTTAAAAACTAATTCCTCAGCAAAGAGATTGTATGAAAGCTATGGATTTCATCAAACAGGTGAAGATGGAGCAAATTATACTTTAAAAAGAGAGCCTAATTGTTAATTAATATAGAATAATTCAATGAAAACAAAAAATGTAAAACTTAGATTTAAAGATGGAGAGCTTAACTCAGGTAAAGTTTTTCTAAGTGTTACTATCGATGGAACCGAGACTGAATGCTTCTTTGATACAGGAGCAACATTTACTGGCATCAAAAATGCTTCGATTCTTAAGAGTAATGAACTTATTGGAAATCACTCATTTCAAAGTGCTTCAGGTGCAAAACTAAATGCAAAAAAGATGATGTGCGAGAGCCTTGAGCTTGGATCGCTGAAGTTAAAACAAGTACCAATCAGTATTTTACCAGAAGAATTTGAACATGATACAACAATTGGAATAGATACTTTAAGTGACACATTTTTTACTTTTAATTCACTTGAGCAGAACTTTTCATTTAATGGCAAGAATCAAGAATTAGCACACAAATTTAGCGTCACTAAAAAAGGACATATAAGTATTGATTTTATATGTAAAAGTAAGAAATATGGCGGAATTTGGGACACTGGAGTAGAGCTAACTGTTGTCAGTAGAGAATTAGTTGAAAGTTTTCCTGAGTTATTCTCTGATCCTCTAGATATAAATAATGGTTCTGATAGTACTGGAAACAAAGTGAGCTTCACCCTTTGGAATATGAGTTATTTAGAAATCTCAGGAACCGTATTTAATGACGTAAAAGTATTAGCAATGGATTTCACTCCTCTCAAAAACCACTTTCCCTCCAATACTGAAATGATATTTGGTTACAACCTTATCACTAAGGCAAATTGGAACTTTGATATGAGTAAAGAGCGTTTTGATTTAACTTTGATATTGAAAGAATCACAAGATTAAAACACTTTGCTCAAACAGATAGATTGGGCAATCTTTCAACATAAACTAAGCTTTTTTCTTCTCACTGTGACTCGACATAACACGAGTTCGCTACTGTTGTGAAAGAGCCTATTATAATGGTTGAATATGCGTTAAATACGCAAAATCCACCATTTTTCGTTAGGTCTTCTTTGAGGGCCTTTTTTTTCGCCCGAAATTCAAAGAAGACATCGTTGACACCATTCCAAACACTTAGAGAATCAATAACTTAATGACTATTGATATCGAGGGTTTGATTCGCGCTTCGACTGTTGCCAAAACTAACCATTGTGACTGGACGTGACCAGAGTTGGCTATTCGTAGCCAAAAATTGTGATTTTGAGCTGACTTGACTTTAACGAGTAAGCAGAAACTACTTACGCTTAGTATAGCAATAATTATAGATAAAGAGAAAGGAACTATAAACCTATTAGATAATCTTCAAATGAACCTTTTAGGTTCTCCTTCACAAAAGGAGTAAGATCATCAAAGCAAAATTCTTTATGATTTATTCCAAGGTTTGTTAATCCGAATTGGAGTCCTGAACGCTTACACAGAGAGTCAGACCAAACATATTGAGTCCATTCAGAGACCTGCTCATTTAAGCTATTTTTAACAAATAAGTCTCGATAAACGAGACGCTTATTTAATGAATTATCAGTATGAAACAGACCTATTACTTTAGCGAACTCTTTGAAAGGCAGCGAATAATTCTCAACACTTAAATTGAAACTCCTAAGTATTTTCATCGCCAAAACATCAATGTTTAGGTGTTGAAGGTCACTTGAGTCTATCTCATTACCGTAATCGCTTGGAAATTCTTGTTCAAGGTAGTGTGAAACATGATTATCTACTTCACTTGGCCCATAGAGAAGATGCACTGTTTCGTGAGCAAGAATAAATAAGTGAAAATCCCTTGCCTCTCTTTCAGTATAAATATCGGTTAGGTTTTGAAGATAGTCAGTACAAACAATTGCATATTTTCCACCGTTCTTAAATTCATATCCAGGAGGCCTATACTTCATAAATGAGTTGAACTTTGCACATTCTTTTTTGTCATCTATTTCAAGAATAATTTTATCATTAAAAAGGGTGTTTATTTTTGAGACGAGGTCTTTTGATTGTTTTATCAACTCATCAACTTCACTGGCCAATGAGTTAGAAGAAATTAACAAAACAGAGAAAATGAGTAAAATGACTTTTTTCTTCATAATTATACCTTATTGCTAATTCCCTAACACTATATAGAAACTTAGGTAAATATCAATAGTTATTATGGTTTAGTGAAGTGTTTATATGTCAAAAACTTATACAGAATCTATAAATACCTTTAATTAAGCTACCAGATCATAAAACTCTAAGTATCGTGAGAATTTTTGTATTTCGGTTCGATATAAGGGAACTAGGGTCCACCATTTTATTTCTTTAAAAACTCTAATACATTACTTTTCCAAAACTCATAGCCCTCTCTTCCTTTGATATTTTCTGGATCTTGAATCTCAGATAACGTCGGGAAGCCATGCCCCCAGTCGTGTAAAATAACTTCAACTTTTTCTTTTCCTAAGGCATCCTGAAATTGCTTTGGTGAGTGCACTGAAGTGTTGCCTTGAAGCTCTGACTTACCTGTTAAAGCTAGCAATTCACCTTGAAAACCTTGCTTATGATGAAAAGGGGATTGGTTAAAGTAAGCTTCGGTATTACTTAGTGGCATTTCTTTTTCATAATTTTTTCTATGAAAGCTTTTGAATTCCTCTGTTTCAATTTGTTTTACTTGTTCCCATTGGGACTCTGTAAACTTTCCTTCTGGTCTAAATGAAAGAGCTCCATTAGTCCAATCATCATCAACAAAGTCTAGGTTTTTATCTTGATCAAGCTCTTGATCTAGATCATTGTAATAAGAGTAATAACCATCAATAGTATTGAAGACGCCACTACTTGCAACCGTTTTACTGATTTTGTATTTATTTGTATGTTCTGATAGACGAGTCGCCATCAGTGCTGCCATGTGGCCTCCGCGTGAGTGACCAATGATATTTAGATTTTCTTTGTCTATAAGTACTTTGTCAGAGAGGCCTTTTAGGGATGTTAATACGTCTTTTATCCCATGATTATGCATTTGCCCTGGTCCAGTTAGCCTAAATTCATTACTTAATTTTGCCTTACCACGAAAATTTGCAAGAAGGACTGTATAGCCAGCATCTCTTAGAAAATTAATTGTAGTAAGATCTTCGAAGTCATCATATACAGGTTCACTATGATAAGACCCCGTTCCTCCTTGAAGAAGTATGACAACTTTTTGCTTCTTCGAAGAATTATAGTCTTTTGGAAGATAATAAAATGAGTAAAAATCTATTCCATCATGAGTCTTCAATGGTAAGAGTTTTCTTTCTGGATCATGAGTTTCTGTTGGGTCTTCGTTCCAGCTTATTTTATTAGGCCACTTAGAATGGGAAGATATTTTTGCAATAAGTCTTTTTCCGTTTTTAATGTTATTTTTTACTAAATACTGGTGGCCATCTCTTTCTTCGAACCAAGCTCTTGTATCAGTATTAATAGGGATATCTACGGACTCGTTATTACTGAAAACTCTCAAATAAAGCTCTCTTGCTTTTTTATCAAGTTTTTTCTCTATCAGGTAATTCAATTCACCAACTTCATTTCTCCATTGGCATCTGACTTGATGGTTTTCTTTTTTAAGCTTTATTTTATCGTTATCATTCCATTTACAGTTTATGGTATTTTCGAGTTTTTCTTTTTGCTTAAAACAATTATTTTCATTAGCCTGGTTTAAATCATTTGAAACGGCCTTGATTTGGGAAGGAATTTTCGTGATTTCTTTAAGAGAATATTCTTCGGCGTTTGCCTTATACAGACTGAAAATAAAGCATACAATGTTTAAAAAATAGACATACTTTCTCTTCATAAGTCCCTTTTATCAATAGGTTATCTTGTTTAATGAGTAAGTTACTTATTTTATAAGCAAGTAAGATGCCATATCTAAAAGAATGGCCTATTTAACTCGTAATTAATTTTTTGGCGAGCAGAGGTACGTGACGAAGTGAAGCTCGCCGAAGGCGCGGCATACACGGGAACAAAGTAAGGGAAGTAATACGGATACTATAAAGACAATTGACCCTAGTCATCCAGATCTTTAACATACAAGTGATATTAGTCCGATTAGATATGTGCCAAATGGTGGATTTGGTGATTCTCCATCTAAAACCAACAAGTAAAGGATTTTCTTTGAAAAATAGAAGAAAAGAAAGAATTCTATTAAGTTTCTACATAGTTATAAATTTAATAATAGCTATAATTTTTTATTCGAAATTGAGTCTTTGGATATTTTTCGGATCTGTCATTTTATATTTTCTTCCATATCTGGAAAGAGGTGTCGTCACATATAGATATTTTAATGAAGTAAGCTTAAAGTCTTATCTTATCAATATTTTATTATTTTCATCTGTCGGCGCATATCTATATAGCTTAATGATTAATGTTTTTGGCCAAGAAGTGGCAATGAACTTTCTTCTATCTTTCTCTTTTTCTTTTTGCTTTTTTACGCTCTTTCTAAAATTAATACGTGAGCCGAAGAAATAATGTATCTTTTTTTTCAGTCAAAAAAGTTCGATATTTCGGAAGTAAGGTCCACCATAACAGCTTTGTATATGAGTCTCAAATTTAATAGGGCCTGTTCATATTCAAATAGGAGATTATAAATATCATTGCTAGGAGCTTCTATGGAATTGAAATTTGAAGTTTTTAAAAATGTTTTCTATGAATATGAAGTAACTTTTAATGATGGAGAGTATCTCTTAGGAAGTGGTTTTTACCTATCTGATAACAAATCCTTTTGGGAGGATTATTGTAATAATAAAGAAGTTACCTCATTAATGTATGAGTATTTCTATGTCTATGGAACCCCCGCCGGATTTAATAGTTTATTATATCAAGCAATATCTTATTTTTTAGCACGAAAGAAGGATAAACTAATTGTAGGATCTTTTTTTGGTGATATGGGAATAAGTTCTTCAAGAGCAGATGAGACTACTACGTATCTAAAGGACCGTTTGTATTTATCCTCCAAGTGGGAATATTTAGAGAATAATGTTTTTGAGAAAAGTTCAGATGAGGCTCTCTTAGAAATCTCCAGTTTTGGGGAGCTTGTAAATGCTGTCAGAATAAGTTCATCAGATGTATCAGGAGCTA encodes:
- a CDS encoding GNAT family N-acetyltransferase; this encodes MKNINYTLRNAQQDDLSFVLNLHHTTLREYIEPLWGWDKEQWDKTVTNWFRPERIQIITTNEVDIGILVVQEKDNEFFFESISIQPEFQNKGIGKKVISNIVEKSDLNNKAISLHVLKTNSSAKRLYESYGFHQTGEDGANYTLKREPNC
- a CDS encoding retropepsin-like aspartic protease gives rise to the protein MKTKNVKLRFKDGELNSGKVFLSVTIDGTETECFFDTGATFTGIKNASILKSNELIGNHSFQSASGAKLNAKKMMCESLELGSLKLKQVPISILPEEFEHDTTIGIDTLSDTFFTFNSLEQNFSFNGKNQELAHKFSVTKKGHISIDFICKSKKYGGIWDTGVELTVVSRELVESFPELFSDPLDINNGSDSTGNKVSFTLWNMSYLEISGTVFNDVKVLAMDFTPLKNHFPSNTEMIFGYNLITKANWNFDMSKERFDLTLILKESQD
- a CDS encoding alpha/beta hydrolase family protein, translating into MKRKYVYFLNIVCFIFSLYKANAEEYSLKEITKIPSQIKAVSNDLNQANENNCFKQKEKLENTINCKWNDNDKIKLKKENHQVRCQWRNEVGELNYLIEKKLDKKARELYLRVFSNNESVDIPINTDTRAWFEERDGHQYLVKNNIKNGKRLIAKISSHSKWPNKISWNEDPTETHDPERKLLPLKTHDGIDFYSFYYLPKDYNSSKKQKVVILLQGGTGSYHSEPVYDDFEDLTTINFLRDAGYTVLLANFRGKAKLSNEFRLTGPGQMHNHGIKDVLTSLKGLSDKVLIDKENLNIIGHSRGGHMAALMATRLSEHTNKYKISKTVASSGVFNTIDGYYSYYNDLDQELDQDKNLDFVDDDWTNGALSFRPEGKFTESQWEQVKQIETEEFKSFHRKNYEKEMPLSNTEAYFNQSPFHHKQGFQGELLALTGKSELQGNTSVHSPKQFQDALGKEKVEVILHDWGHGFPTLSEIQDPENIKGREGYEFWKSNVLEFLKK